A single window of Haliotis asinina isolate JCU_RB_2024 chromosome 5, JCU_Hal_asi_v2, whole genome shotgun sequence DNA harbors:
- the LOC137284364 gene encoding tubulin polymerization-promoting protein family member 3-like, whose protein sequence is MSGPTGDVSDWADIKMVKAAFRRGVRKGSGGKKLTDAEASSGNLTSLKTVVPKAAYEKLNTGVYAAAKKDAKGKLNITTFVTKDFFWKMAGKNEECAKAWCVEMAEAEQKRQEEEKAAAAEGPKKGSDVTSRLTDTSKYTGSHKERFDAEGKGKGIAGRKDLHKNDGYVGEYKGEGSFEKGKKDKGSCNAADEITKRLTDTKLYAGTHKQRFDEDGRGKGTAGRKDTEEYSGYVSNYKGEGSFDKK, encoded by the exons ATGTCAGGGCCTACAGGAGACGTGTCCGACTGGGCGGACATCAAGATGGTGAAGGCAGCCTTCCGGAGGGGGGTCCGAAAGGGCTCCGGGGGCAAAAAGCTGACTGATGCAGAAGCCAGCAGTGGGAATCTCACCTCACTTAAGACCGTTGTCCCTAAAGCAGCCTACGAGAAGTTGAACACTGGAGTGTATGCAGCGGCCAAAAAGGATGCCAA GGGTAAACTGAACATAACGACATTCGTGACGAAAGACTTCTTCTGGAAGATGGCAGGGAAGAATGAAGAGTGCGCCAAGGCATGGTGCGTGGAGATGGCGGAGGCTGAGCAGAAGAGGCAGGAGGAGGAGAAGGCAGCGGCAGCAGAG GGTCCGAAGAAGGGCAGCGATGTGACCAGCCGTTTGACGGACACCAGCAAGTACACGGGTTCTCACAAGGAGAGGTTCGACGCTGAGGGTAAGGGCAAGGGGATTGCCGGAAGGAAAGATCTCCACAAGAACGACGGCTATGTTGGAGAATACAAAGGAGAAGGTTCATTTGAAAAGGGG AAGAAGGACAAAGGGTCATGCAACGCCGCTGATGAAATTACAAAACGTCTGACGGACACCAAACTCTACGCCGGCACCCACAAGCAGAGGTTCGATGAGGACGGGAGAGGGAAGGGTACAGCAGGACGCAAAGACACCGAGGAGTACAGCGGCTACGTCAGCAACTACAAGGGAGAAGGAAGCTTCGACAAGAAGTAG